A region from the Clostridium beijerinckii genome encodes:
- a CDS encoding penicillin amidase: MCTAITLQSEQMENFFGRTMDFSYDIEPQLYVIPKYYVWNNIFNMHKFYDFYSFIGIGQKSNGILGFFDGVNERGFAAATLYFAGYAKYETRIKYTDKEPVSSLDFLHYILGMCGSVEELKGILKEIYIIGLPDPVTQTVAPLHWIATDRSGECVVIEQTENGLEILQNPIGIMANSPDFHWHMTNLRNYMNVSPTQTSEAYWRKIHLKPFGQAGGTMQLPGGYTSPERFVRTAYQKTHIQIPKDSTEAIIACFHIMESVSISKGVVTTDRNTYDYTKYIAFINTNTCEYFFKTYDNSQITSVSLWDNYNNSSRLLSLGNLMHPVTFEKM, translated from the coding sequence ATGTGCACAGCAATAACGCTACAATCCGAACAGATGGAAAATTTTTTTGGCCGGACCATGGATTTTTCTTATGATATTGAACCACAGCTTTATGTGATTCCCAAATATTATGTATGGAATAATATTTTTAACATGCATAAATTTTATGATTTCTATAGTTTTATAGGCATTGGACAGAAAAGTAATGGAATACTTGGTTTTTTTGATGGAGTAAATGAAAGAGGATTTGCAGCAGCAACATTATATTTTGCTGGTTATGCCAAATACGAAACACGGATAAAATATACTGATAAAGAACCTGTTTCATCTTTAGATTTTCTCCATTATATTTTAGGAATGTGTGGGTCAGTAGAAGAACTAAAAGGAATACTGAAGGAAATATACATCATAGGTTTGCCTGATCCTGTAACACAAACGGTCGCACCTTTACATTGGATTGCCACAGATAGAAGCGGAGAATGTGTTGTCATTGAACAAACAGAAAATGGCCTGGAGATATTACAAAATCCAATAGGTATTATGGCCAACAGTCCTGACTTTCACTGGCATATGACTAATTTAAGAAATTACATGAATGTATCTCCAACACAGACTAGTGAGGCCTACTGGAGAAAAATTCATTTAAAACCATTCGGTCAAGCCGGAGGAACTATGCAGTTGCCAGGAGGTTACACGTCCCCTGAACGATTTGTAAGAACTGCATATCAAAAAACGCATATTCAAATACCTAAAGACAGTACAGAGGCAATAATTGCCTGCTTTCATATTATGGAAAGTGTTTCCATATCAAAAGGCGTTGTCACAACAGATCGAAACACTTATGATTATACAAAATATATTGCCTTTATAAATACAAATACTTGTGAATATTTCTTTAAAACTTATGACAATAGTCAGATTACAAGTGTAAGCCTTTGGGATAATTATAACAACAGTTCACGTCTACTTTCCCTAGGGAATTTAATGCATCCAGTTACATTTGAAAAAATGTAA
- a CDS encoding dihydrofolate reductase, which produces MSNDEKQRKVILDLAITLDGFIEGKNGETDWCIMEPDMGFTNFLNEIDAILYGRKSYDLWGQYIPSTEDSDDDKEIWGLVHSKKKYVFSRTKKDSDNQAIFINENILEEINKLKNKPGKDIWLYGGASLITTFINLGLVDEFRLSIHPVILGEGKPLFIDIKQRVNLKLVNTRTFSSGVVQLIYNWDCN; this is translated from the coding sequence ATGTCAAATGACGAAAAACAGAGAAAAGTAATTTTAGATTTAGCAATTACTTTAGATGGTTTTATTGAAGGGAAAAATGGAGAAACTGATTGGTGCATTATGGAACCTGATATGGGCTTTACTAATTTCTTGAATGAAATTGATGCCATTTTATATGGTAGAAAAAGCTACGATTTATGGGGACAATATATTCCAAGCACTGAAGATTCTGATGATGACAAAGAAATATGGGGATTGGTTCATAGTAAAAAGAAATATGTGTTTTCAAGAACAAAAAAAGATAGTGATAATCAAGCAATATTTATAAATGAAAATATTCTTGAAGAAATAAATAAATTGAAGAATAAGCCTGGCAAGGACATTTGGCTATATGGTGGAGCAAGTCTTATTACAACTTTTATAAATTTAGGGCTTGTTGATGAATTTAGATTATCTATTCACCCTGTTATTTTGGGCGAAGGCAAACCGTTGTTTATAGATATAAAACAGAGGGTGAATTTAAAATTGGTCAATACAAGAACGTTCTCTTCTGGAGTTGTACAATTAATCTATAATTGGGATTGTAATTAA
- a CDS encoding acyl-CoA dehydrogenase: MLFKTTVEHENLRTKIREFAEEEVKPIAFMLDQENSFPQEAISKLADMGMMGIPYLKKYGGAGLDVISYAIAVEELSRVDGGTGVILSAHTSLGAYPISAYGTEEQKQKYLVPLAKGEKIGAFGLTEENAGSDAGGTETTAVLEDDYYILNGEKIFITNAGKADIYIVFAVTTPDIGVRGISAFIVEKGFEGFSFGKHYDKMGIRSSATAELIFNNVKVPKENLLGKEGEGFKIAMSTLDGGRIGIAAQALGIAQGAYENALEYSKERIQFGKPICQQQIIAFKLADMATKLRAARLLIYSAAEFKENHENYSMEAAMAKQYASDVCLEIVNDALQIFGGSGYLKGMEVERAYRDAKICTIYEGTNEIQRVVISANIIGKMPKTESAGKVSKKEPATGYRKKMIFKDGTPEEKVSAVIEALKTDGYDFTVGIPIDTPITKAERVVSVGLGIGEKENMHLIEELAVQAGAAIGSSRPVAETLKYVPINRYVGMSGQKFKGNLYIACGISGAGQHLKGIKDASTIVAINIDPNAKIFKNADYGIVGDLMEILPILTAALDNGDAKKEAPSMKKIKRATLKKVTPTWKHYLCNGCGYEYDPGVGDLEGEIVPGTLFENIPEEWNCPACGEEKNMFIEV; encoded by the coding sequence ATGTTATTTAAGACTACTGTAGAACATGAAAATTTGAGGACTAAAATTAGAGAATTTGCTGAAGAAGAAGTTAAACCTATTGCATTTATGTTAGATCAGGAAAATAGTTTCCCGCAAGAAGCAATTTCTAAATTGGCTGATATGGGAATGATGGGTATCCCATATCTGAAAAAATATGGTGGAGCTGGTCTGGATGTAATCAGTTATGCAATAGCAGTTGAGGAATTATCTAGAGTAGATGGTGGTACAGGTGTAATTCTTTCTGCCCATACATCATTAGGTGCATATCCAATTTCTGCGTATGGAACTGAAGAGCAGAAACAAAAATATTTGGTTCCATTAGCAAAGGGTGAAAAAATTGGTGCCTTTGGTCTTACTGAAGAAAATGCAGGAAGTGATGCCGGGGGTACAGAGACTACTGCTGTCTTAGAAGATGATTATTACATTTTAAATGGTGAAAAGATATTTATAACTAATGCAGGCAAGGCTGATATTTATATTGTTTTTGCAGTTACTACACCTGATATTGGGGTTCGTGGTATCAGTGCATTTATTGTGGAAAAGGGCTTTGAAGGCTTTAGTTTCGGTAAACATTATGATAAGATGGGAATCCGTTCTTCTGCAACAGCAGAGTTGATTTTTAATAACGTAAAAGTACCTAAGGAAAATCTCTTAGGTAAGGAAGGTGAAGGTTTCAAGATTGCAATGTCAACCCTAGACGGTGGGCGAATTGGAATTGCGGCTCAGGCTTTAGGCATAGCACAAGGTGCTTATGAAAATGCTTTAGAGTATTCAAAAGAAAGAATTCAATTTGGAAAACCTATATGCCAACAACAGATCATAGCTTTTAAACTAGCAGATATGGCAACAAAACTCAGAGCAGCTAGATTACTAATTTATAGTGCAGCAGAGTTTAAAGAAAATCATGAGAATTATAGTATGGAAGCTGCTATGGCGAAACAATATGCATCAGATGTTTGTCTTGAAATCGTAAACGATGCACTTCAAATATTTGGAGGAAGTGGTTACTTGAAAGGTATGGAAGTTGAGCGTGCATACAGAGATGCTAAGATTTGTACAATATATGAAGGAACTAATGAAATTCAACGTGTAGTTATTTCAGCTAACATTATAGGTAAAATGCCTAAAACAGAGAGTGCAGGAAAAGTTTCAAAGAAAGAACCTGCTACAGGTTATCGTAAGAAAATGATTTTCAAAGATGGAACACCGGAAGAAAAAGTTAGTGCTGTAATTGAAGCACTTAAGACTGATGGCTATGATTTTACTGTTGGAATTCCAATAGATACCCCTATTACAAAAGCTGAAAGGGTTGTAAGTGTAGGCTTAGGCATAGGAGAAAAAGAAAATATGCACTTAATAGAGGAATTAGCAGTACAAGCTGGTGCAGCTATAGGATCATCACGTCCAGTAGCTGAAACACTTAAATATGTACCAATAAATCGTTATGTTGGTATGTCTGGTCAAAAATTCAAGGGAAATCTTTACATTGCCTGTGGTATTTCAGGGGCTGGTCAGCATTTAAAGGGTATAAAAGATGCCAGCACAATTGTTGCTATAAATATAGATCCTAATGCAAAAATTTTTAAGAATGCTGACTATGGCATTGTTGGTGACCTAATGGAAATCCTACCAATACTAACAGCAGCTTTGGATAATGGAGATGCAAAGAAAGAGGCTCCATCAATGAAGAAGATAAAGAGGGCTACTTTGAAGAAAGTAACTCCAACTTGGAAACATTATTTATGTAATGGGTGTGGGTATGAATACGATCCTGGTGTAGGTGATCTTGAAGGTGAAATAGTTCCGGGAACTCTTTTTGAAAATATACCTGAGGAATGGAATTGCCCTGCTTGTGGAGAAGAAAAGAATATGTTTATAGAAGTTTAA
- a CDS encoding FprA family A-type flavoprotein, whose translation MYCVREITEDLYWVGGNDHRLALFENIHPIPRGVSYNSYLLLDEKTVLFDTVDWSICRQLLENVKAVLGDRPLDYMVINHMEPDHAACIEEIVLRYPNVKIICTEKAVLFMNQFGFHIDGKLIEVKEGDTMSFGKHNVVFVYAPMVHWPEVMVTFDTTNGVLFSADAFGSFGALDGKLFNDEVNFDRDWIDDARRYYTNIVGKYGPHVQSLLKKAATIEIKTICPLHGPVWRNDLGYFLDKYDKWSSYEPEEKGVMIVYGTMYGNTEAAASDLATRLVKKGMTNVVMYDVSKTHVSYLISESFKYSNIVLASVTYNLKIYPPMHDYLMDMKALNLQKRTFSLIENGSWAPQSGKLMRELLDEMKDMTILDNDITLSSSMKEDDADSMDILVDSIMESMK comes from the coding sequence ATGTATTGTGTTAGAGAAATAACTGAAGATCTTTATTGGGTTGGTGGTAACGATCACCGTCTTGCTCTATTTGAAAATATTCATCCTATTCCAAGAGGAGTTTCTTATAACTCATATTTACTTTTAGATGAGAAAACAGTGCTTTTTGATACAGTAGATTGGTCAATTTGCCGCCAGCTACTTGAGAATGTTAAAGCAGTTTTAGGAGATAGACCTTTAGACTATATGGTAATTAACCATATGGAGCCAGATCATGCAGCATGTATTGAAGAAATTGTTCTTCGTTACCCAAATGTAAAGATTATATGCACAGAAAAAGCTGTTTTATTTATGAATCAGTTTGGTTTTCATATAGATGGTAAATTAATTGAAGTTAAAGAAGGAGATACTATGTCCTTTGGAAAACATAATGTTGTATTTGTTTATGCTCCAATGGTACATTGGCCAGAAGTAATGGTTACTTTTGATACTACAAATGGTGTGTTATTTTCAGCTGATGCATTTGGCTCTTTTGGTGCTTTAGATGGCAAGCTATTCAATGATGAGGTTAACTTTGACCGTGATTGGATTGATGATGCAAGAAGGTACTATACAAACATTGTAGGAAAGTATGGTCCTCATGTTCAATCTCTTTTGAAAAAGGCTGCTACTATTGAAATCAAGACTATCTGTCCATTACATGGACCTGTGTGGCGTAATGACCTCGGGTATTTTTTAGATAAGTATGACAAATGGAGCAGCTATGAGCCAGAGGAAAAGGGTGTAATGATTGTATATGGAACAATGTATGGAAATACAGAGGCGGCTGCCAGTGATTTGGCAACAAGGCTAGTGAAAAAAGGAATGACAAATGTTGTTATGTATGATGTTTCAAAAACCCATGTTTCTTATTTAATTTCTGAGTCATTCAAATACAGTAATATAGTTCTTGCGTCAGTAACATACAATTTAAAGATTTATCCACCAATGCATGATTATTTAATGGATATGAAGGCATTAAATCTCCAAAAACGTACTTTTTCTCTTATAGAAAATGGTTCATGGGCTCCTCAATCAGGAAAATTGATGCGTGAACTATTAGATGAGATGAAAGATATGACTATTTTAGATAATGATATTACATTGAGCTCCAGCATGAAAGAAGATGATGCTGATTCAATGGATATTTTGGTTGACAGTATTATGGAGTCAATGAAATAG
- a CDS encoding multidrug MFS transporter — protein MSIERFHIKVSDEVLEDLKYKLDHVRWPDQLEGSAWERGTELNYLKSLVSYWREEFDWRKQESELNSFHQFRCNIDGIDIHFIHERGKGPNPIPIILTHGWPDSYIRYQKIIPLLTDPARYGGNPEDSFDVIVPSLPGFGFSSKPKHSGVNNSYVSELWAKLMTEKLGYSKFVAHGGDVGSGVTRYLALNHPELLMGIHLTDIGIIKDLMTSDNKADLSEEELQYKKDASGWISNEGGYMSIQSTKPQTLAYGLSDSPVGLASWIIEKFRGWSDCNGDLSQRFTKDELLTNIMIYWVTNTIGSSANTYYENTHSLPSMGHIDVPTGLALFPADILLPPKEWTKRNLNITRLTTMISGGHFTAMEEPELLAEEIRAFFRTLRT, from the coding sequence ATGTCTATTGAACGCTTCCATATTAAAGTATCTGATGAAGTACTTGAAGATTTAAAATACAAGCTTGACCATGTCCGTTGGCCAGATCAGTTAGAGGGCTCAGCTTGGGAACGAGGTACTGAATTAAATTATTTAAAGTCGCTAGTTTCCTATTGGCGGGAAGAATTTGATTGGCGCAAACAAGAAAGTGAATTAAACAGTTTTCACCAATTTCGATGTAATATTGATGGAATTGATATTCACTTTATACACGAGCGTGGCAAAGGTCCGAATCCAATACCAATTATCCTTACCCATGGCTGGCCCGACAGTTACATACGTTATCAAAAGATTATCCCTCTTCTCACTGATCCTGCCCGCTACGGTGGAAATCCCGAAGACTCTTTTGATGTAATCGTCCCTTCATTACCTGGATTTGGTTTTTCTAGTAAGCCTAAACATAGTGGTGTCAACAACTCTTATGTTTCTGAGCTTTGGGCAAAACTAATGACTGAAAAACTTGGCTATAGTAAATTCGTTGCTCATGGCGGAGATGTTGGTTCTGGTGTAACAAGATATCTTGCATTAAACCATCCAGAACTTCTAATGGGAATACATCTAACAGATATAGGTATCATTAAAGATCTAATGACTTCAGATAATAAGGCAGACCTTTCAGAAGAAGAATTACAATATAAGAAAGATGCCTCTGGATGGATTTCTAATGAGGGAGGTTATATGTCTATTCAATCAACAAAACCACAGACTCTAGCATACGGACTTTCTGACTCACCAGTAGGCTTGGCTTCTTGGATTATTGAAAAATTCCGTGGATGGAGTGATTGTAATGGGGATTTAAGTCAAAGATTCACAAAGGATGAATTGCTGACTAATATAATGATCTATTGGGTTACAAATACCATAGGATCATCAGCCAATACATATTATGAAAATACGCATTCTCTTCCATCAATGGGACATATAGATGTACCAACAGGATTAGCTCTTTTCCCAGCTGATATATTGTTACCACCAAAAGAATGGACTAAGCGCAATCTAAATATAACTCGTTTAACTACAATGATTAGCGGTGGACATTTTACTGCCATGGAAGAACCCGAGCTTCTAGCTGAAGAAATCAGAGCATTCTTTAGAACATTAAGAACTTAG
- a CDS encoding AraC family transcriptional regulator, with the protein MPQMDRHKKRTVDIEFFADENFNNFPYEDRLTITLITSGSMNIQLNDCLFKIDAPSILCLTMDDRVQVFEKQNVSAQSFCFHPDFFNTAHFSEAEGYMSTNLKIEMGISLFKKDKIHNGVYFVSEKVYAKLYEWFFIMGTEVYAQSDSLWVCRIKKYLIQILGLLEELNNNRDPSPVNLVLDYLHTNYSNKISLEDLTRCAHLNRVSLNKMFQELCGCTAMGYLMSYRLKVCENFLTHTDMSLNEIARATGFEYDTYFIKQFTAKRGMTPTEFRNTSREFGNHI; encoded by the coding sequence ATGCCACAAATGGACCGCCACAAGAAAAGAACTGTAGATATTGAATTTTTTGCAGACGAGAATTTTAACAATTTTCCATATGAGGATCGTCTTACCATAACCCTTATTACAAGTGGAAGTATGAATATACAATTGAATGATTGCCTCTTTAAAATTGATGCTCCAAGTATTCTTTGTTTGACTATGGATGATAGAGTGCAAGTTTTTGAAAAGCAAAATGTGTCTGCACAATCATTTTGTTTCCATCCTGATTTTTTTAATACAGCTCATTTTTCTGAAGCAGAGGGTTATATGTCAACTAATTTAAAAATAGAAATGGGTATTTCCCTTTTTAAAAAAGATAAAATTCATAATGGAGTGTATTTTGTAAGTGAGAAAGTTTATGCAAAATTATACGAGTGGTTCTTTATTATGGGAACAGAAGTATATGCACAGAGCGATTCCCTTTGGGTGTGTAGAATAAAAAAGTACTTGATACAAATATTGGGGCTCCTTGAGGAGTTAAACAACAATCGAGATCCATCACCTGTTAATTTAGTTTTAGATTATCTACACACAAACTATTCTAATAAAATAAGTTTAGAAGACTTAACAAGATGTGCTCATTTGAATCGGGTGTCACTAAATAAAATGTTTCAGGAGTTGTGTGGATGTACGGCAATGGGATACTTAATGTCATATCGTTTAAAAGTTTGTGAGAATTTTCTAACTCATACAGATATGAGCTTAAATGAGATTGCTCGTGCTACTGGCTTTGAGTATGATACATATTTTATAAAACAATTTACCGCTAAAAGAGGTATGACTCCAACGGAATTTAGAAATACCTCCCGGGAGTTTGGAAATCATATATAA
- a CDS encoding GNAT family N-acetyltransferase, which translates to MNLRLAKKNDLHQLKKMYKKIIDNMNKNNIQIWDEIYPCEFFQDDIDNKRLYILTEDDDIVAAFVLCESNDGEDYLKWKNAKEKALYIDRFGVNVKYLRQGIAGLMLKNAMELAKLKNVKYLRLFVVDINKPAINLYLKNGFKQVDGIYEEKIEDFVLYEYGFEIEI; encoded by the coding sequence ATGAATTTAAGATTAGCTAAGAAAAACGATTTACATCAACTTAAAAAGATGTATAAAAAAATAATTGACAATATGAATAAAAACAACATACAGATTTGGGATGAAATTTATCCTTGCGAATTTTTCCAAGATGATATTGATAATAAAAGACTTTATATATTAACTGAAGATGACGACATAGTAGCCGCATTTGTTTTATGCGAATCAAATGACGGTGAAGATTATCTAAAATGGAAAAATGCAAAAGAAAAGGCATTATATATAGACCGTTTTGGAGTTAATGTGAAGTATTTAAGACAAGGAATAGCTGGGTTAATGCTTAAAAATGCCATGGAACTGGCAAAACTAAAGAATGTTAAATATTTGCGTCTATTTGTTGTAGATATAAATAAACCAGCAATAAATTTATATTTAAAAAATGGATTTAAGCAGGTTGATGGAATATATGAAGAAAAAATTGAAGATTTTGTTTTGTATGAATATGGATTTGAAATTGAAATATAA
- a CDS encoding YafY family transcriptional regulator — protein MKIDRLISIIMLLLERKQISATKLAEIFEVSTRTIYRDVETINLAGIPIISYPGVNGGISIMDEYKIEKKLFTISDITALLIGLGSIHSTMSSEEVLNAMTKVKGLVSAEQIKDIEIKSNQITVDHTPWIGYKNRNKNLEETKTALALNRLMSFEYSAQNAIKSQRKIEPYRLVLKNSSWYLQGYCTSRNDFRVFKLSRISSLELLEETFIPREFDYKALEVSKNREKKSVPIKLLIDESLRDSMIEFCGEENIESYDNNKFIACFPFIEDDFSYSMILRLGDKCECLEPENVRLEVIRRVKNLLSIYNKE, from the coding sequence TTGAAAATAGATAGACTTATATCCATTATTATGCTACTTCTTGAACGTAAACAAATCAGTGCTACTAAGCTTGCTGAAATATTTGAAGTATCAACCCGAACAATATATAGAGATGTAGAAACAATAAACTTGGCTGGAATTCCAATTATTTCTTATCCTGGCGTCAATGGTGGCATTAGCATTATGGATGAGTATAAGATTGAAAAAAAGCTTTTTACTATTTCCGATATCACCGCTCTATTAATAGGGCTTGGAAGTATACATTCAACTATGTCAAGTGAAGAAGTCCTTAATGCTATGACAAAGGTTAAAGGTTTGGTTTCTGCAGAGCAAATTAAAGATATTGAAATAAAATCGAATCAAATTACCGTTGACCATACTCCTTGGATTGGATATAAAAATAGGAATAAAAATCTTGAGGAAACTAAAACTGCTCTTGCTTTGAATAGATTAATGTCTTTTGAATATTCTGCTCAAAACGCAATAAAGAGTCAAAGAAAAATTGAGCCCTACAGATTAGTGCTAAAGAATTCTAGTTGGTATCTACAGGGCTATTGCACTTCCAGAAATGATTTTCGCGTTTTTAAACTATCACGTATTTCATCACTTGAATTGCTTGAGGAGACATTCATTCCTAGAGAGTTTGATTATAAAGCTCTAGAAGTATCCAAAAATAGAGAGAAAAAGAGCGTTCCAATTAAACTTCTTATTGACGAATCACTACGAGACTCGATGATAGAATTTTGTGGAGAGGAAAATATTGAATCTTACGATAATAATAAATTTATAGCTTGTTTTCCATTTATAGAAGATGATTTTTCATATAGCATGATACTTCGCTTGGGCGATAAATGTGAATGCTTAGAACCTGAAAATGTTCGGTTGGAGGTTATTCGACGAGTTAAAAATTTATTGAGTATTTATAATAAGGAATAG
- a CDS encoding pyridoxamine 5-phosphate oxidase — protein sequence MDFLKEFEKTMENTATFALATSVNDMPNVRIITFYYDNKNNNVVYFPTFKQSPKTVEILQNNKVAFTTIPDGTVGIVRVKNATIQKSSLTVYDIKDGITKKYPNFAATVENAGSMMEVYEIHFKEAEITVNYGNVGKVTF from the coding sequence ATGGATTTTTTAAAAGAATTTGAGAAAACTATGGAAAACACTGCAACATTTGCATTAGCAACTTCAGTGAACGATATGCCAAATGTTAGGATTATAACTTTTTATTATGATAATAAAAATAACAATGTTGTTTATTTTCCAACATTTAAGCAATCACCAAAAACAGTGGAAATTTTACAAAACAATAAGGTGGCATTTACAACAATTCCTGATGGAACAGTTGGGATAGTGAGAGTTAAAAATGCTACAATTCAAAAAAGTAGTTTAACTGTTTATGATATAAAAGATGGAATAACTAAAAAGTATCCCAATTTTGCAGCTACAGTAGAAAATGCAGGATCTATGATGGAAGTTTATGAAATACATTTTAAAGAAGCTGAGATTACAGTAAACTATGGTAATGTTGGTAAGGTAACTTTTTAA
- a CDS encoding DNA methyltransferase yields MEKIMNEQLIYEILSVVEEIPEGKVATYGQIASLIGRGKNARLVGKVLSQAEFYGRYPCHRVVNHAGRLAPGWQEQRFLLLEEGVSFKDENHVVMKENQWEC; encoded by the coding sequence ATGGAAAAAATTATGAATGAACAATTAATTTATGAAATACTTTCCGTTGTGGAAGAAATCCCTGAAGGGAAAGTGGCTACATATGGACAAATTGCAAGCCTTATTGGCAGAGGCAAAAATGCAAGGCTTGTCGGGAAGGTTCTTAGCCAGGCAGAATTTTATGGGAGATATCCATGTCATCGTGTGGTAAATCATGCTGGAAGGTTAGCTCCGGGGTGGCAGGAACAACGATTTCTGCTATTAGAAGAAGGTGTATCCTTTAAAGATGAGAATCATGTTGTTATGAAGGAAAATCAGTGGGAGTGTTAG
- the catA gene encoding type A chloramphenicol O-acetyltransferase has protein sequence MNFNLIDIKHWSRKPYFEHYLNNVKCTYSMTANIEITDLLYEIRLKNIKLYPTLIYMIATVVNNHKEFRTCFDHSGSLGYWDSMSPSYTIFHKENETFSSIWTEYNESFPRFYSDYFDDIKNYGNIMKFTPKLNEPDNTFPVSSIPWVSFTGFNLNVYNEGTYLIPIFTTGKYFKQENKMFIPISIQVHHAICDGYHASRFINEMQELAFSFQDWLENK, from the coding sequence ATGAATTTTAATTTAATAGATATTAAACATTGGAGTAGAAAGCCATACTTTGAACATTATTTAAACAATGTAAAATGTACTTATAGTATGACTGCCAATATAGAAATAACTGATTTATTGTATGAGATTAGACTCAAAAATATTAAATTGTATCCTACACTCATTTATATGATTGCAACTGTGGTTAATAATCATAAAGAATTCCGTACTTGTTTTGATCATAGTGGTAGTTTAGGATACTGGGATAGCATGAGTCCAAGCTATACTATTTTTCATAAAGAAAATGAAACATTTTCAAGTATTTGGACGGAATATAACGAAAGTTTTCCACGTTTTTATAGTGATTATTTTGATGATATAAAAAACTATGGAAATATTATGAAGTTTACTCCGAAATTAAATGAACCTGATAATACATTTCCAGTATCAAGCATTCCTTGGGTGAGTTTTACAGGATTTAATTTAAACGTGTATAATGAAGGAACATATTTAATTCCTATTTTTACTACAGGAAAGTATTTCAAACAAGAGAATAAAATGTTTATTCCTATATCAATACAAGTACATCATGCTATTTGTGATGGTTATCATGCTAGTAGATTTATTAATGAGATGCAAGAATTGGCATTTAGTTTTCAAGATTGGTTAGAAAATAAATAA
- a CDS encoding transcriptional regulator — MSFQEQLQTLRKAKGLSQEKLAEFLGISRQAVAKWEVGQSYPDIARLIALSDFFKVSIDKLVNDYEENCRLCIEENKVDNINENIIDFLCRAKKSTYAGGGIENKSSRPNSHDLEYVDGNLKYIDTYLGGERFSGEEGLWQDDIPFWSMNYSGRVLDERFSGNFLKEALSLVTEDNPYRGPIIYQNGQYKYHCIINGEFNWFQGYEEIYFDEIKVYECYFHGGSIK; from the coding sequence ATGAGTTTTCAAGAACAATTGCAAACACTTAGAAAAGCAAAAGGTTTATCACAAGAAAAATTAGCTGAATTCTTAGGTATATCAAGACAAGCAGTTGCAAAATGGGAAGTAGGACAGTCTTATCCTGATATAGCTAGATTAATTGCATTAAGTGATTTCTTTAAAGTAAGCATTGATAAATTAGTTAATGATTATGAAGAAAACTGTCGCTTGTGTATTGAAGAAAATAAAGTTGATAATATAAATGAAAATATAATTGATTTTTTATGCAGGGCTAAAAAATCCACATATGCTGGAGGGGGTATAGAGAATAAATCATCAAGACCAAATTCTCATGACTTAGAATATGTAGACGGAAACTTAAAATATATTGATACTTATTTAGGTGGAGAAAGATTTTCAGGAGAAGAAGGTTTATGGCAAGATGATATTCCATTTTGGTCAATGAATTACAGTGGAAGAGTTTTGGATGAAAGATTTTCAGGTAATTTTTTAAAGGAAGCTTTGAGCTTAGTGACTGAGGATAATCCATATAGAGGTCCTATTATTTATCAAAATGGACAGTATAAATATCATTGTATTATAAATGGAGAATTTAATTGGTTTCAAGGATATGAGGAAATATATTTTGATGAGATTAAAGTTTATGAATGTTATTTTCATGGAGGGTCAATTAAATAG